The following are from one region of the Takifugu rubripes chromosome 16, fTakRub1.2, whole genome shotgun sequence genome:
- the LOC101067269 gene encoding leucine-rich alpha-2-glycoprotein-like produces MIRRFVCFVATCRADSFLGTNMLKFIFNQVHNPTDGPSHSVLKMNFWLVLIFGVLAKCRCQESGACPCPDLCTCSSSAEVECSGSSLTRFPPCGFPSNTTRLAIRSTNISSVTASHLNATPRLRSLQLYHNKLAQVPPDLMKGVPGLNGLDLTGNQLVLLPADVFKHASLHNLVLKNNQIVEVDPDWFADNSSLTWLDLSGNRLTDLPAALCHKLPLLENLDLSDNRLQELHRDAFRSLRHLKILNLGGNRLRFLESSIFTSNLNLSRLFLQENRLQELPADLLGGLLRLDLLLLNQNRLQHLPPGFLDINASFRVILSGNPWICDEKMEYLWRWLTVHPQNVFFREEVMCAGPEALRHRQVVLLTRSELGLQP; encoded by the exons ATGATCCGccgatttgtttgttttgttgcaacATGTCGTGCTGACTCATTTCTGGGAACAAATATGCTCAAATTTATATTTAACCAAGTCCATAATCCCACAGATGGTCCTTCTCACAG CGTCCTGAAGATGAACTTCTGGCTCGTCCTGATTTTTGGCGTGCTGGCTAAATGCCGCTGTCAGGAAAGCGGCGCCTGCCCCTGTCCGGATCTGTGCACCTGTTCTTCGAGTGCAGAGGTGGAGTGCAGCGGGAGCTCCCTCACACGTTTCCCTCCCTGCGGTTTCCCCTCCAACACCACTCGGCTCGCTATCCGATCCACCAACATCAGCAGCGTCACAGCCAGCCACCTGAACGCCACGCCACGTCTGCGCAGCCTGCAGCTGTATCACAACAAGCTGGCACAAGTCCCTCCAGATCTGATGAAAGGTGTCCCTGGCTTGAATGGATTGGATCTGACAGGGAACCAGCTGGTTCTCCTCCCTGCGGATGTCTTCAAGCACGCCTCACTGCACAATCTGGTCCTGAAGAACAATCAGATCGTAGAAGTGGACCCCGACTGGTTCGCTGACAACAGCAGCCTGACCTGGCTGGATTTGTCTGGGAACCGTTTGACAGATTTACCCGCTGCTCTCTGTCACAAGCTTCCCCTCCTGGAGAATTTAGACTTGAGCGACAACCGTTTGCAAGAACTCCATCGTGACGCCTTTCGGAGCCTTCGCCACCTGAAGATTCTGAATCTGGGCGGAAACAGACTGCGTTTCCTGGAATCTTCCATCTTCACCAGCAACCTGAATTTATCGCGGCTCTTTTTACAGGAGAATCGGTTGCAGGAGCTGCCGGCAGACCTCCTCGGGGGTCTCCTGCGTCTGGATCTTCTGCTGCTCAATCAGAACAGGCTGCAGCATTTGCCTCCGGGGTTCCTGGACATAAATGCCTCTTTTAGGGTGATCCTGTCGGGAAACCCTTGGATTTGTGATGAGAAGATGGAGTATTTGTGGCGATGGCTCACTGTCCAtccacaaaatgtttttttcagagAGGAGGTGATGTGTGCAGGCCCAGAAGCTCTCAGACATCGACAAGTGGTTTTGTTAACCCGCAGTGAGCTGGGACTTCAGCCCTGA
- the LOC101067487 gene encoding leucine-rich alpha-2-glycoprotein-like, protein MKSWYTLAFLCFTCVCRGSPSCPPLCKCYSRRAEVVCNEVALTEYPSGSLQKNTTMVTIQYTNISSITEDDLSATPQLRELHLYNNHLRRLSSHLLRGVPQLHTLDFTENKLSELPEDVFSHAPLSSLVLKANRLEKVDAKWFPNNSNLTWLDLSGNLLTRIPASLLQKLSHLENLDISDNRVDRIPSNVFSPLSKLERLNLQDNKLASLDAATFQSTSKVLYLFLSRNKLSKLPQNLFQGLTQVRVLSLDDNHLRHIPTGLLDPLTSLDDEGLDLTGNPWLCDGQMKYLWRWIQKNKNKLFLPGTITCARPPSLAGRSIVSLAESELDQS, encoded by the coding sequence ATGAAGTCCTGGTACACGCTGGCTTTCCTCTGCTTCACATGCGTCTGCCGAGGCTCTCCGTCCTGTCCGCCGCTGTGCAAATGCTACTCGAGAAGAGCTGAAGTCGTCTGTAATGAGGTCGCCCTGACGGAGTACCCCTCTGGCAGTCTCCAGAAAAACACCACGATGGTGACCATCCAGTACACAAACATCAGCTCCATCACCGAGGATGATCTGAGTGCCACACCCCAGCTGCGTGAGCTCCACCTGTACAACAATCACCTGAGGAGGCTTTCCTCGCACCTCCTCAGAGGCGTTCCTCAACTCCACACTTTGGACTTCACGGAAAACAAACTGTCTGAGCTGCCCGAGGATGTCTTCAGCCACGCGCCTCTCTCCAGTTTGGTGCTGAAGGCTAACCGGCTTGAAAAAGTAGATGCCAAGTGGTTTCCTAACAATAGCAACCTCACGTGGCTGGATTTGTCTGGGAACCTCTTGACCAGGATCCCGGCCTCGCTTCTTCAGAAGCTGTCccacctggaaaacctggacaTTTCCGACAATCGGGTGGACAGGATCCCATCAAATGTGTTCAGCCCGCTCTCCAAACTCGAGAGGCTAAACCTGCAAGATAACAAACTGGCCAGTCTGGATGCCGCAACATTCCAAAGCACATCTAAAGTCCTCTATCTCTTCCTGTCACGAAACAAGCTCAGCAAACTGCCCCAAAACCTTTTCCAGGGCCTCACTCAGGTTAGAGTCCTGAGTCTAGATGACAACCACCTGAGACACATCCCTACTGGACTGTTGGACCCTTTAACCTCTCTGGACGACGAAGGGCTGGACCTGACTGGCAATCCCTGGTTGTGTGATGGCCAGATGAAATACCTTTGGAGGTGGATTcagaagaacaagaacaagCTCTTCCTGCCAGGCACCATCACCTGTGCCAGGCCACCGTCTCTGGCTGGCCGCTCAATCGTGTCCCTGGCAGAGAGCGAACTAGACCAGTCTTAA